In Chryseobacterium sp. C-71, the genomic window GAATTGGGAATTCCTCATCATTTGGTACATAGACATCCTTTCCCGGGTCCAGGTTTGGGCATCAGAATTTTAGGTGCTGTAGATGCTGAAAAGGTGAAAATCCTTCAGGAAGCTGATGATATTTTCATCGAAGAGTTATACAAAAATGACTTGTATGAGAAAGTTTCTCAGGCATTCGTAGTTCTACTTCCGGTAAAATCTGTCGGAGTTATGGGTGATGAAAGAACGTATGAATACACCGCAGTAGTTCGTTCGGCAAACACCATCGACTTTATGACAGCAACGTGGAGCAGACTTCCATACGAGTTTTTAGATACTGTTTCCAGCAGAATCATCAATGAAGTAAGAGGAATCAACAGAGTAGCTTACGATATTTCAAGCAAACCACCTGCAACCATTGAGTGGGAATAATTTTTACTTGAATTTTAATATAAATCCTGCCTTTTGGTGGGATTTTTTGTATATTTCTAAGATGTATTTTATCACGATTCTATGAAAAATAAAATTATTGTTCTGTTAGTTTTTCTTGTTTTTATTAAAAATTTTTCTCAAAAAAGATTTGTTTACGAATACAAATTCGTTCCGGATGTTTCAAAAAAAGATTCTGTGCTTACAGATTATATGAATTTGGATTCCGATATGAAAAATTCGGTTTTTTACAGTTCATTTAAAAGTGTTTCTGATTCTTTAAGACAGGAAATGGCAAGTAATAAATCTATAAAAACAAATTTGCCTTACTACAATCCTAATTTAATTTATACCATCACAAAAAACTATTCTAAAAATTCTGTTGCTTATCACATCAAAGATAATGGAGTTAAATTTAAATTAACTGAAACAAAACCAATTAATTGGAAGATTTCAAAAGAAACGAAAATTATCAATAATTTAAAATGTCAAAAAGCAACAACAAATTTATACGGTAGAAAATGGATTGCATGGTTTAGTCCTGAAATTGCCATTCAAGATGGTCCGTATAAATTTAATAATCTTCCTGGTTTGATTGTGAAAATTGAAGACACAGAAAAAAATCATTCATTTGAACTTACTGAAATTAAAAATATCAAAAGTTTAAAATTAAGTAATGATTATAAAAATGAGAAAGAAATAACTCAAAAACAGCTCAATCAATTATTTGACGACCGCGCAAAAAATATAAACTCAAATATTGGCGAGATGTTGGTTCACCCCAATTCAATAGGTTTTGTTATGAAAGATGGAAACGTGATTCAATTTAACAGCAATACTAAAAATATTGAAAAAGAACTTGAGAATGCTGTAAAAAGAACAAATAATCCGATTGAATTAAAATTGTAATGATAAAATTCTATTGAATCTGGTAGTTAAATATTTGCAAAATAGTTACAATGTATGTCATTCCGGTAGGAATCTAAATTCTCATTTGTTATTCTTAGAATGATAAATCTCTTCTAAAAATATTAATGCTTCTCTTCCTAATTCAGTTCTTTCTAAGCAAGAGCGATGAACTCCCTCATCATTAAAGATGTAAAACTTATCATTTTCATCTGAAGTAAAAGCAGGAAATGAAACAATATCTTGTCCTTCGTTTAAAGTTTTTTACAAATAGGACATTCACTTTGATTTAGAAAAATTATTGCCATTTAAATGATTTTCAATTAGTGATTTAAAGTAAGAATTTTGAATATATCTACAAATAATATTTTAAAATTTCTACAAATTTAGATTAGTAGAAATTTTTGATTATATTTTCTAAATTTGCTCTATGAAAATAGCCTACCTTGGTCCTCAAGCAAGTTTCACGCAATTGGCGGCATCTCAGATTTTCCCGAATGAAGAATTGATTTCTCAGTCGAGTATTTTAGACTGTTTCAATGCCGTGAAAAATAATGAAGTAGATAAAGCCGTCGTTCCTTTAGAAAACTCTATTGAAGGAACGGTTTCAATGACCCTCGATTATTTATATGATTTTGAGGTTTTTATTGAAACAGAATTGGTTATGCCGATTGCGCATCATTTAATGATTCATCCGAATAACGAGACTTTTGAAAAGGTCATTTCTCATCCCCAAGCTTTGGCGCAGACTTTTCATTTCAGGTATGACAATTTTAAAGATATTCCGTCGCAGGATTTTAGTTCTACAGCAGCTTCAGCAAAATTGGTTTCTGAAAATCCACAAGAAAAATGGGCGGCAATTGCGAATCGATATTCTGCAAAATTGTATGGATTGAAAATCATTCATGAAAATATTCAGGATTTTGAGCAGAATCATACCAAGTTTATCGTGATTTCAAAAAAGAAAGAAAGTTTGAAACTTGATTTACTGCAGACTTCTGAGAAAACATCATTGATCATCACACTTCCCGAAGATCATGCCGGAGGACTGCATCAGGTGCTTTCCGTTTTTGCATGGAGAAAAATGAACCTTTCAAAAATTGAAAGCCGGACCTTGAAAACAGGTTTGGGAAATTACTTTTTCTTTATCAATGTCGCCAGTGAGTGGCATAATGTTCTGTCTCAAAATGCAATTGATGAAATAATTGCTTTAGGCTGTAATGTGAAATTTCTAGGACATTATGATGAATATATTTTTACTGAATAGTTTAATGAAATTTCATTTTCAAATTATAATCCAATAGGAATAATTTTTGAAGTTACTTTGCAATTCAATTCATTCTCAAAATTATGTTTGATAAACAACAGCGAAAGCTGAAAAGATCTGCCCGATTAATTTCCGTTTTAAGTAAATACGGCTTCAAAGATATGATTGCCAGAATGGGCAAAAAACCGGAAGAAAGTTCTTCGGCTTCTGATGAAATTATTTCCAAAGGAACCGTTTATGAAAGAATACGATTGGTTTTAGAAGAACTCGGTCCGACTTTTGTGAAGCTCGGACAGACATTCAGCAACCGTGAAGATCTGCTTCCGCCAGAATTGATTCAGGAATTGCAAAAACTTCAGGATCGGGTAGAAGTGGTTGAAATGAATGTCGAGGAAATTCTTGAAAATGAATTCAATATTGTTGTTAAGGATCATTTCTCAGAAATTATTGCAAAACCTTTGGCTACAGCTTCTATTGCTCAGGTGTACAGAGCGACTTTAATTTCAGGAGAAGAAGTCATTTTAAAAATCAAAAAACCAGATGTTCTCAGTGTCATTGAAGATGATTTGTTGCTCATTAAAGATTTGGTGAAGTTGATTTCCACCTACTCTGAAATCGGTTCAAAATTAAATTTAAAACAAGCTATTGCAACCTTCGAAAAATCATTACTTGAAGAAGTTTCTTTGGTTAATGAAAGGAATAATATCAAACAGTTTGCTTTAAATTTTAAAAACAATAAAGAAACCTACGTTCCGATTATATATGACGAATTTTCGAACAATAATGTCCTTTGCATGGAATTTATTGACGGAATTAAAGTAACCGATAAAACAGAACTTTTAAATAATAATATTGATCCTGTAGTTGTTTCTGAAGGTGGCTTGAGACTTTTTGTTTCGCAAATTTTAGATTATGGTTTCTTTCATGCCGATCCTCACGCCGGAAATATTTTGGTGAAACGAGACGGAAAAGTAGTCTTTATTGACTTTGGAGCCGTCGGGAAAATTCAACCAAATGACAAAGAAATTCTCGAAAGTCTGATTGTGGCTTTTGTCGCCAAAAATTCAAATAAAATTGTTCGTTATCTCAAAAAAATGGCGGTCAGCTATGAAATTCCGGATGAAAGAAGATTTGAAAATGACGTGGAGGAAGTTTTGAATTTTGTTCACAGCACTTCGCTGAAAGATATTGATCCGCATATCATCATCAATAAAATGAAAGATGTTTTAAAAGACAATCAGTTATATATGCCTGATTATTTTTATCTTTTATTTAAAGGAATCGGTTTGATAGAGGGTGTCGGAAGAACCATCAATCCTGATTTGGATATTGTAAAAAGTCTTCATCCGTACACCAAAAAAATCCTGACCAGAAAAATAAGTCCGAAAAAACTCTTCAAATCCGGAATGGATAAGATGATGAATTTCACTGATAATGTAGATGAAATTCCGAAAGAGTTGCGTTCAGTTCTGCAGAAATTGGATGATAACAAATTCACCATTTCAAGTGAAATTAAAAATATTGAGAAGACCAATCAGCTAATAAAATCAAGCATTATCAATTTAATTTTGGCGATGGTTTTGGGAGCAAATATTATTGCCACAGCCATTGTTTTTGTTTCAGAATCCGGACCAAGAATTGGTGAAATGTCTTTGGTTGCTGTTTTAGGATTTGTCTTTTCAGTTTTGTTGGTTGTTATTCTTCTGCTGAGAATTACGAGGAAGTAGAATATAAGATAAGCGAATTTACAGTTAGAAAATCAACGGTTAGTTTGTCATTCCAGAGGAATCCCAACAAAGAAAAGTTTTTAGTTGCTTAGATTCCTACCGGAATGACAAACTTTATGTTAACTTTTTAAACAAAAGTTAGACATGAAACTTACCGTAATTCATCTTCTATCTTACAAATTTTTGCAATAATACACAACCAAATTAATTGCCTATCTTTGCAAAATGGAAAAACTCACTTTTGCAGACTTTGACCTTCCGGTAAAAGTTCTTGATGTTTTAGCAGATTTAAATTTATTTGAGCCTACTCCAATTCAGGAGAAGAGTATAGGCCCGATTCTTTCAGGAAGAGACGTGATGGGAATTGCACAGACAGGAACAGGGAAAACGTTGGCATATCTTCTTCCGGTTTTGAAGACCTGGAAATACAATAAAACGGGAAATCCTACAGTTGTTATTTTGGTTCCTACAAGAGAATTGGTTGTTCAGGTATCAGAAATTGTTGAAAAACTGACAGAGAATATCACTGCAAGAGTAATCGGAATTTACGGTGGGAAAAATATCAATACACAAAAGCTTTTATTCAACGACGGTTGTGACATTTTGGTGGGTACTCCTGGTCGAATTATGGATTTAGCGATTGATAATGCAATTTCATTAAGAGAAGTTCAGAAGTTGATTATTGATGAGTTTGATGAAATGCTGAATTTAGGTTTCAGACCTCAGTTGACACACATCTTTGAAATGATGAGAGAGAAAAGACAGAATATTCTTTTCTCGGCAACCATGACCGAAGCCGTTGATGAAATGCTGGATCAGTATTTTGCAGGCCCAATTGAAATTTCATTGGCAAAATCCGGAACTCCGCTTGAGAAAATTGAGCAGACTGCTTACAAGGTTGAAAATTTCAATACAAAAATCAATTTGCTTGAACATTTGTTGAAGAATAATGATGATATGTCTAAAGTCTTGATTTTCGCGAATAACAAAAAGCATTCAGACTTATTATTTACAAAAATCAATGAGCTTTTCCCTGAAGAATTTGATGTGATTCACTCCAATAAATCTCAAAACTATAGATTGAAAGCGATGAAACGCTTTGAAAATGAGGAAATCAGAGGTTTGATCACGACGGACGTTATGGCGAGAGGTCTGGATATTTCAAATATTACCCACGTTATCAACTTCGAAACTCCGGAAGTTCAGGAGCAGTATATTCACAGAATCGGTAGAACGGGTAGAGCAGATAAAGACGGTAAAGCCATCACTTTTGTGACTAAAAAAGAAGAAACTTTAGTACTTGACATCGAGTTATTGATGGATAAAGAATTAAGGTATATCGACTTCCCATCTGAAGTGAAGATCAATCCGAAAAAGATTATTTCTGAAGAAGACGTAATTTTGATGAAGAATCCTGCACAAGGTAAGCTTTATGAAGGCGGAGGTGCATTCCACGAGAAGAAAGACAAAAACAAAAAAGAAAACTGGGGCGGACCATCAAAAAGGAAAGAGCCTAAGAAATTCGGAGCCAACAGAGCACAACAGAAAGCAATCTCAAAATCGAAGAGAAAGAAATAAATATAAAAAAACGATTCCAATTTTGGAATCGTTTTTCTTTATGTTTCAATATTTAATCGTAAAATTACTCGTCATCATCTTCGTAGAGAAAATTTAGTTCATCATCACGCTGAACGTAATCTCTTGAAATTCCTGGTGGATTGAAAAGTCCCCAATCGTCTACGATAAAATGCTTTGGATTAAAACCTTCTACCCATTCGGCAAAAAGGATCCTAAATTCTTCAATCAAATTTCTGATGATTTTGTAATATTTTGCATCTTCAAAATCAAACATTTCTAAAGTATTTCCACCGACCATAATGTCTCTTGCTGCTTTTCTGATAATTGCCGCATTTTCCATTTTGATGTCATACAATTTTACAGCTTCCGCACCGGAAATTTTTGCCTGTATTACCATGCTGTCTTCTAAAAGATTTGATTTCAGATGCTGCAAATAATCATTATCTTCAGGGAAAAGATCTGTGATGGTATTCAAAGCTTGGTAAATTTCTTCAGCTTTTTTAAAAATTGGAATTTCTCTGGATGATTGCATTATTTTATTTCATATAAGGTTTCATAACTTTCGTCCAAAGCTGATAACCTTCCGGTGTCATGTGAAGCATATCTTCTATAAAAAGGTCTTTTTTGATATTTCCATTAGCATCATTCATAACCTTTGTAATGTCTATGAAATCTGCATTTTTTTCTTTCTTCATGAATTTTGCGATTTTCTTATTGGCTTCTTTCATTTGAGGCCAAAGATGCTCGCGGCTTGGAGAATATTTAATTGAAATATAATCAACCTGAATATTTGGAAATTTTTCACGAATTTTTCTGTAAAAAGTCTTGTATCTATCGACTACGACTTTTGATTTTAACTTGGCATCATCTGCAAAATCATTTTCACCACAATAGATGATAATTTGCTTGGGCTGATAAGGGTTTAATAAATCTTCAGAATAATAATTGAGATCTGTCAACCTTGAGCCTCCGAAACCTCTATTAATAATCACCTTTCCTGGAAAATAATCTGAAACGTTCTGCCATTTGGTAAAAGATGAGCTCCCAATTAAAAGAATAGCATCTTTCGGTGGTGCAGATTCCTGATCAAGTTTTTTGAAATTTTGGATGTCCTGCCAGTACATTGGTTTTTTTTCCTGCGAAAAAATAAGGGCAAAGGTGAGCAAAAGAAATGCTGCGAAAATCTTCTTCATTGTTTTCTAATTTTTGTAGGAAATAAATATAATAAAAAACTCCCGATATTTTCGGGAGTTTTAGTTATTTTATCTCACATAGCTGATCTGTGTGAAGTCGATGACTTTATCGCCATTTTGGTCAATATTGCCGACCATCGTCATTAATTTCATTTCCGTACTGCTTAGAATCAGTACTTTATAAACGCTTGGAAGGTCATTGTCATATTGGATGGTCAGTAGTTTCTCTTCTGCATCATAAGAATATTTACCTTCTGTTTTACTGCTTGTACATGTTGCTCCCACTCCGGTTACTGCTGTGTACGCTGCATAATAATCAATTCTGAATTCTGTTGTACTTTTTGCACTACATCCGGTAGGTGTATCGGTTGAAATTACAGTTTTAAGATCTTTTCCAGAAACAACTTCTGATTTTGTTGCCTTCCATTCACCTTTTAGCATATCCAATTCATAGTTTTGAATATCATCATCTTCACAAGAACTAAGCGCTAAGGCTGAAAAGGCAAATAAAAGTAAGTATTTTTTCATTTTCACAAATTTAAGAATATGCTAAAATATAAATAAATTTGAAATATTTATAATGAAATTAAGGTTTTTTAAACTAATGTTTATAAAAAATGTAATTTTAAGGTTAGAAGAGGGAAGTTAAAGGCTGGAAGTCATAAAAAGATGGAGATTTATCATGTAAACCTCCAAATAATTCCAGCTTCCGACTTCTATCCTCCAACTATATTAATAACTCATTTCTACAATTTTATAAGCATCTTGTGGTGTCAGATTTTTATTTTCTCCCAGAGCCAGCCAATTTCTTTCTGTGAAAGCTTTTTCTACACGTTCTGCTGTGTTTTGATAATCCTGGGTGTAATCTGAAAGTTTAGTTTGAATGTCCAGACTATGGAAAAACTCTTCCATCTTTTTGATGGCAGCTTCGGCTTTTTCTTCTAAGCTTCCTTCAGTTATTTTCCATACTCTTTCTGCGTATTGAGCTAATTTTTCTTTTTTGGTTTCAAAATTATAGCGGTAGTGAGAAGGTGCAATTACAGCGAGTGTTCTTGCGTGGTCAATACCATAATAAGCGGTAAGCTCATGTCCCATTGCATGAACTGCCCAATCGGTAATCACTCCCTTTTGAATAAGTCCATTTAAAGCCATTGTACAGCACCACATAAAGTTTCCTGCCGCATCGTAATCAAAATCTTCTGCCATCACTTTTGGTGCAGTTTCTTGTA contains:
- a CDS encoding GLPGLI family protein, encoding MKNKIIVLLVFLVFIKNFSQKRFVYEYKFVPDVSKKDSVLTDYMNLDSDMKNSVFYSSFKSVSDSLRQEMASNKSIKTNLPYYNPNLIYTITKNYSKNSVAYHIKDNGVKFKLTETKPINWKISKETKIINNLKCQKATTNLYGRKWIAWFSPEIAIQDGPYKFNNLPGLIVKIEDTEKNHSFELTEIKNIKSLKLSNDYKNEKEITQKQLNQLFDDRAKNINSNIGEMLVHPNSIGFVMKDGNVIQFNSNTKNIEKELENAVKRTNNPIELKL
- the pheA gene encoding prephenate dehydratase; the protein is MKIAYLGPQASFTQLAASQIFPNEELISQSSILDCFNAVKNNEVDKAVVPLENSIEGTVSMTLDYLYDFEVFIETELVMPIAHHLMIHPNNETFEKVISHPQALAQTFHFRYDNFKDIPSQDFSSTAASAKLVSENPQEKWAAIANRYSAKLYGLKIIHENIQDFEQNHTKFIVISKKKESLKLDLLQTSEKTSLIITLPEDHAGGLHQVLSVFAWRKMNLSKIESRTLKTGLGNYFFFINVASEWHNVLSQNAIDEIIALGCNVKFLGHYDEYIFTE
- a CDS encoding AarF/ABC1/UbiB kinase family protein, coding for MFDKQQRKLKRSARLISVLSKYGFKDMIARMGKKPEESSSASDEIISKGTVYERIRLVLEELGPTFVKLGQTFSNREDLLPPELIQELQKLQDRVEVVEMNVEEILENEFNIVVKDHFSEIIAKPLATASIAQVYRATLISGEEVILKIKKPDVLSVIEDDLLLIKDLVKLISTYSEIGSKLNLKQAIATFEKSLLEEVSLVNERNNIKQFALNFKNNKETYVPIIYDEFSNNNVLCMEFIDGIKVTDKTELLNNNIDPVVVSEGGLRLFVSQILDYGFFHADPHAGNILVKRDGKVVFIDFGAVGKIQPNDKEILESLIVAFVAKNSNKIVRYLKKMAVSYEIPDERRFENDVEEVLNFVHSTSLKDIDPHIIINKMKDVLKDNQLYMPDYFYLLFKGIGLIEGVGRTINPDLDIVKSLHPYTKKILTRKISPKKLFKSGMDKMMNFTDNVDEIPKELRSVLQKLDDNKFTISSEIKNIEKTNQLIKSSIINLILAMVLGANIIATAIVFVSESGPRIGEMSLVAVLGFVFSVLLVVILLLRITRK
- a CDS encoding DEAD/DEAH box helicase yields the protein MEKLTFADFDLPVKVLDVLADLNLFEPTPIQEKSIGPILSGRDVMGIAQTGTGKTLAYLLPVLKTWKYNKTGNPTVVILVPTRELVVQVSEIVEKLTENITARVIGIYGGKNINTQKLLFNDGCDILVGTPGRIMDLAIDNAISLREVQKLIIDEFDEMLNLGFRPQLTHIFEMMREKRQNILFSATMTEAVDEMLDQYFAGPIEISLAKSGTPLEKIEQTAYKVENFNTKINLLEHLLKNNDDMSKVLIFANNKKHSDLLFTKINELFPEEFDVIHSNKSQNYRLKAMKRFENEEIRGLITTDVMARGLDISNITHVINFETPEVQEQYIHRIGRTGRADKDGKAITFVTKKEETLVLDIELLMDKELRYIDFPSEVKINPKKIISEEDVILMKNPAQGKLYEGGGAFHEKKDKNKKENWGGPSKRKEPKKFGANRAQQKAISKSKRKK
- a CDS encoding GDSL-type esterase/lipase family protein, which gives rise to MKKIFAAFLLLTFALIFSQEKKPMYWQDIQNFKKLDQESAPPKDAILLIGSSSFTKWQNVSDYFPGKVIINRGFGGSRLTDLNYYSEDLLNPYQPKQIIIYCGENDFADDAKLKSKVVVDRYKTFYRKIREKFPNIQVDYISIKYSPSREHLWPQMKEANKKIAKFMKKEKNADFIDITKVMNDANGNIKKDLFIEDMLHMTPEGYQLWTKVMKPYMK
- a CDS encoding lipocalin family protein; this translates as MKKYLLLFAFSALALSSCEDDDIQNYELDMLKGEWKATKSEVVSGKDLKTVISTDTPTGCSAKSTTEFRIDYYAAYTAVTGVGATCTSSKTEGKYSYDAEEKLLTIQYDNDLPSVYKVLILSSTEMKLMTMVGNIDQNGDKVIDFTQISYVR